One part of the Capra hircus breed San Clemente chromosome 4, ASM170441v1, whole genome shotgun sequence genome encodes these proteins:
- the GGCT gene encoding gamma-glutamylcyclotransferase — protein sequence MANLGCEALRSQDGESFLYFAYGSNLLTERIHLRNPSAVFYSVARLQDFKLDFGNPQGKTSETWHGGIATIFESPGDEVWGVVWKMNKSNLSSLDKQEGVKSGMYVPIEVTVSTQEGKEITCRSYQMTNYESVPPSPQYKKVICMGAKENGLPLEYQKKLNAIEPNDYKGKVSEEIEDIIKKGEAKTH from the exons ATGGCGAACTTGGGCTGCGAGGCCCTCCGGAGTCAGGATGGGGAGAGTTTTCTCTACTTCGCCTATGGCAGCAACCTGCTGACGGAGCGGATCCACCTCCGAAACCCCTCCGCCGTGTTCTACAGCGTAGCCCGCTTGCAG GATTTTAAACTTGACTTTGGCAATCCCCAAGGCAAAACAAGTGAAACTTGGCATGGAGGTATAGCCACCATTTTTGAAAGTCCTGGCGATGAAGTATGGGGAGTAGTATGGAAAATGAACAAAAGCAATTTAAGTTCTCTGGATAA GCAAGAAGGGGTTAAAAGTGGAATGTATGTCCCAATAGAAGTTACTGTTTCAactcaagaaggaaaagaaataacctGTCGAAGTTATCAGATGACAAATTATGAGAGTGTTCCCCCATCACCCCAGTATAAAAAG GTCATTTGCATGGGTGCAAAAGAGAATGGTTTGCCACTGGAGTACCAAAAGAAGTTAAATGCAATAGAACCAAATGACTACAAAGGAAAGGTCTCCGAAGAAATTGAAGACATTATCAAAAAGGGAGAAGCAAAGACTCATTAG